The following coding sequences lie in one Candidatus Binataceae bacterium genomic window:
- a CDS encoding glutathione S-transferase family protein has protein sequence MIKMYDLAAAEPDRRLSPFCWRTKLALAHKQLEVETIPWRFTDKPQIAFANWERVPVIVDDGKPVVDSWAIASYLETAYPARPSLFGGAAGPSLARFYNAWADTALQPAMIRFNALDIFNHLAQEDRAYFRQSREARFGTTLEEFCKDRESRLPAFTQLLDPLRQTLAAQPFLGGDAPLYPDYIVFGSFMWSRSICPLRLLEPADPVNAWRERLLDAFGGLARRAPGYW, from the coding sequence ATGATCAAAATGTATGACCTCGCCGCGGCCGAACCGGACCGGCGCTTGAGCCCGTTCTGCTGGAGGACCAAGCTTGCGCTGGCGCACAAGCAACTCGAAGTGGAAACGATTCCGTGGCGCTTCACCGACAAGCCGCAGATTGCCTTCGCCAACTGGGAGCGGGTCCCGGTGATCGTCGACGACGGCAAGCCCGTCGTCGATTCATGGGCGATCGCGAGCTACCTCGAGACGGCGTATCCGGCGCGGCCGTCGCTGTTCGGCGGCGCCGCGGGACCAAGCCTCGCGCGCTTCTACAATGCGTGGGCGGATACTGCATTACAGCCCGCAATGATCCGCTTTAACGCCCTCGACATTTTCAATCATCTCGCACAGGAGGACCGCGCCTACTTCCGCCAGAGCCGCGAGGCGCGCTTCGGCACGACGCTCGAGGAATTCTGCAAGGATCGCGAATCGCGGCTGCCGGCGTTCACGCAACTGCTCGATCCGCTGCGCCAGACGCTCGCGGCGCAGCCCTTTCTCGGCGGTGACGCGCCGCTTTATCCCGATTACATCGTTTTCGGCAGCTTCATGTGGTCGCGCTCGATCTGCCCGCTGCGGTTGCTGGAACCGGCGGATCCGGTCAATGCGTGGCGCGAGCGTTTGCTCGACGCTTTCGGCGGGCTCGCGCGCCGCGCTCCGGGCTATTGGTAG
- a CDS encoding FUSC family protein yields the protein MFALLTARALAQSPVLMLMAIALFGAYSTYLIGRYDLGSAGLVTQVLVFDALYGVMYAPAQIGWSSAAAFGGVAIALGLIALFDNWFWPDPAEEILFESLADNLKRVRTTLMRSAADYVADDRRRPAPLLAHEMNATLSLLARAQAEGLSERRRAVLVAAITRLSRLRTLANEMVIANDPQIARVVRRSVAVEIRAAMAAVGAVLDELVDNPAAMLLTGPDAPPTSAIEQMRSAIAALDARVIELRPSYLPTTGAAELANVGAFLSYLHGVARLIERPLDEPADAGPASPSSPAALDPAAIRYCLKVALALVAGYVIGLSSQRADLSTIMTTILITVLPTYGAAARKMILRLIGAIAGGAAVVLMVIVVSPNFETLPVYVLAIFVVLIVSSYTGQGSGRIAYAGKQLGTTFLLAYVGLSPTTGVEASLWRVWAILLGTGIAIVASLVLWPEYAAASLLPRLRQLFKLTLALAPGGTADAAAIRAVETQLNGVLEQTLAVADDARLEGKASKVNADAVVQIAGTLRRIAHRFEGLAFQRIMSSRPELDAETENALRAALGAIVTQLEMWRAWIEGAERVASAPPDAQANQATMSAALSELGARIEAEGFARLRDWPPEQRRTLFAELESMRRLSVLMGELDDGLARLPYQ from the coding sequence GTGTTCGCGCTCCTGACGGCGCGCGCGCTGGCGCAGAGTCCCGTGCTGATGCTTATGGCAATCGCCCTGTTCGGCGCATATTCAACGTATTTAATCGGTCGCTACGATCTCGGTTCGGCGGGGCTGGTCACGCAGGTCTTGGTCTTTGACGCGCTGTACGGCGTGATGTACGCCCCCGCACAGATTGGTTGGAGCTCTGCCGCCGCGTTTGGTGGGGTGGCGATCGCGCTGGGTTTGATCGCGCTCTTCGACAACTGGTTCTGGCCCGATCCGGCCGAAGAAATTCTGTTCGAGTCGCTGGCCGACAATCTCAAGCGGGTCCGCACAACCCTTATGCGTTCGGCGGCAGACTACGTCGCGGACGACCGCCGCCGGCCGGCGCCTCTTTTGGCTCACGAGATGAACGCCACTCTGAGCTTGCTGGCCCGCGCCCAGGCGGAGGGGCTCTCGGAGCGTCGGCGCGCGGTGCTGGTCGCCGCAATAACGCGGCTGTCGCGACTGCGCACGCTGGCGAATGAGATGGTGATAGCCAACGACCCACAGATCGCACGGGTCGTCCGACGGTCGGTGGCTGTGGAGATTCGTGCTGCAATGGCGGCTGTCGGCGCAGTGTTGGACGAACTCGTTGACAACCCGGCAGCCATGCTCCTCACCGGTCCTGATGCACCGCCGACATCGGCTATCGAGCAGATGCGTTCCGCGATCGCGGCGCTCGACGCGCGCGTGATCGAATTGCGGCCCTCGTATCTGCCGACGACCGGGGCGGCGGAGTTAGCGAATGTCGGCGCCTTTTTGAGCTACTTGCATGGCGTCGCGCGGCTGATCGAGCGCCCGCTCGACGAACCGGCCGACGCTGGGCCTGCGTCGCCCTCCAGCCCGGCCGCGCTTGATCCCGCGGCCATCCGCTATTGTCTCAAAGTCGCGCTCGCGCTGGTCGCCGGCTACGTCATCGGACTGAGCAGCCAGCGGGCCGATCTTTCAACCATCATGACGACCATTCTCATAACGGTGCTGCCCACGTACGGCGCCGCGGCGCGCAAGATGATTTTGCGGCTAATCGGCGCGATCGCGGGCGGCGCAGCCGTCGTACTCATGGTGATCGTCGTTTCGCCGAATTTCGAGACCCTGCCCGTATACGTGCTGGCGATTTTTGTCGTCCTCATAGTCAGCAGCTACACAGGACAGGGCAGCGGGCGAATTGCGTATGCCGGCAAGCAACTGGGAACGACCTTCCTGCTTGCGTATGTCGGGCTGAGCCCGACGACCGGCGTCGAAGCCTCGCTCTGGCGCGTATGGGCGATCCTGCTGGGGACCGGCATCGCCATCGTGGCTTCGCTCGTCTTGTGGCCTGAATACGCCGCAGCTTCTTTACTACCGCGCCTGCGTCAGTTGTTTAAATTGACCCTCGCGCTCGCGCCGGGCGGCACTGCCGACGCAGCCGCGATTCGCGCGGTCGAGACCCAATTAAACGGCGTGCTTGAACAGACGCTCGCCGTGGCTGACGATGCGCGTCTCGAGGGTAAGGCGAGCAAGGTCAACGCGGATGCCGTCGTGCAAATCGCCGGAACGTTGCGCCGTATCGCGCATCGCTTCGAGGGGCTGGCGTTCCAGCGCATCATGTCCAGCCGTCCCGAGCTTGATGCCGAAACTGAGAACGCGTTGCGCGCCGCGCTCGGCGCGATCGTCACGCAGCTCGAGATGTGGCGCGCATGGATCGAAGGCGCCGAGCGCGTCGCGAGCGCCCCACCGGATGCGCAGGCCAATCAAGCGACCATGTCGGCAGCGCTGTCCGAGCTGGGCGCGCGGATTGAAGCCGAGGGCTTCGCGCGATTGCGTGACTGGCCGCCGGAGCAACGGCGCACGCTGTTTGCGGAACTCGAATCGATGCGCCGCCTGTCGGTGCTGATGGGCGAGCTGGACGACGGGCTCGCGCGCCTGCCCTACCAATAG
- a CDS encoding OB-fold domain-containing protein → MAEKPYILPLPRARGRAAEFYQFCKNHELRFQRCDDCAAWRHIPRDMCAKCGSFKWSWSASSGKGTLFSWTTATQPMMPQFAESVPYSPAVVELEEGVRMVTWLVGVKPEELQLGMPLRVAFDDVTPEVTLPKFRRA, encoded by the coding sequence GTGGCTGAAAAACCCTACATTCTGCCTCTACCGCGGGCGCGCGGCCGCGCCGCCGAGTTCTACCAATTCTGCAAAAACCACGAACTGCGCTTTCAGCGTTGCGACGATTGTGCGGCGTGGCGGCATATCCCGCGCGACATGTGCGCGAAATGCGGCTCGTTCAAATGGAGCTGGTCCGCGTCGTCAGGCAAAGGCACGCTCTTTTCCTGGACCACCGCGACGCAACCGATGATGCCGCAGTTCGCCGAGAGCGTCCCTTACAGTCCGGCCGTGGTCGAACTCGAAGAGGGCGTCAGGATGGTGACCTGGCTAGTCGGCGTCAAACCGGAAGAACTCCAACTCGGGATGCCGCTGCGGGTCGCCTTCGACGACGTCACGCCGGAAGTGACTCTGCCGAAATTCCGCCGCGCGTAA
- a CDS encoding pirin family protein — MAQVRSVSRVIQSVRTLEGAGFVVNRPFPTPELSDFDPFLLLDEMGPVELGAGEAKGAPDHPHRGFETVSYMRDGRLIHRDSHGHAGELSRGDVQWMTAGGGVIHSEMPEAEFARRGGRMHGFQLWVNLPRRDKLMRPRYQEIPSANIPEAVSADGKIRVRVIAGEAMGAKAVIDTRTPIMMLHYTMAPGASVVQEVPADFHSFAYVFAGAASFAPDARAVQAHQMAILANDGAQVSFAATDAHEPLELLLIGGVPLHEPIARYGPFVMNTQEEIAQAISDYQRGAFGRIPPTS; from the coding sequence ATGGCACAGGTCCGATCAGTTTCACGGGTCATTCAGAGCGTCCGCACCCTCGAAGGGGCAGGCTTTGTAGTTAATCGACCGTTTCCCACCCCCGAGCTGAGCGACTTCGATCCCTTCCTGCTGCTCGACGAGATGGGCCCGGTCGAGCTCGGCGCAGGCGAAGCCAAAGGTGCCCCCGACCATCCGCATCGCGGTTTCGAGACGGTGAGCTACATGCGCGACGGGCGGCTGATTCATCGCGACTCGCACGGACATGCGGGCGAGCTGAGCCGCGGCGACGTCCAGTGGATGACCGCGGGCGGCGGCGTGATTCATTCCGAGATGCCTGAGGCGGAATTCGCCCGCCGCGGCGGCCGGATGCATGGCTTTCAGCTCTGGGTCAACCTGCCCCGGCGCGACAAGCTGATGCGTCCCCGTTACCAGGAGATTCCGTCCGCGAACATCCCCGAGGCCGTGAGCGCCGACGGCAAAATTCGCGTGCGCGTGATCGCTGGCGAAGCGATGGGCGCGAAAGCGGTGATCGACACCCGCACGCCGATCATGATGCTCCACTACACCATGGCTCCGGGAGCCAGCGTGGTGCAGGAAGTGCCCGCTGACTTCCATTCGTTCGCCTATGTTTTTGCCGGCGCCGCCAGCTTCGCCCCGGACGCTCGCGCGGTGCAGGCTCATCAGATGGCGATTCTCGCGAACGATGGCGCCCAGGTGAGCTTCGCGGCCACGGACGCGCACGAACCGCTCGAGCTCTTATTGATCGGTGGCGTGCCCTTGCACGAGCCGATCGCGCGTTATGGTCCATTCGTGATGAATACCCAGGAGGAAATCGCACAGGCGATCAGCGACTATCAGCGTGGCGCCTTCGGCCGCATCCCGCCGACAAGCTAA
- a CDS encoding MlaD family protein: MKQRVSPVAVGGFVLGAAALAIVAVMILWGDQLFTRSQKYVLYFSANVNGLRPGAAVKFKGVQVGYVDQIFLSLNRTKPGKPPLLTIPVVVALSSTAVVHQGSDFLDLDRPAVVKNLVADGLRGQLASESLLTGILYVSLDLQPQSPAHFRAPPHSNYLEIPTVPTPLEQVQEMAMRALAELGQLDLSKLVASLNTTIVRTGEIAGSPQLRAAIDAMPETIRKLGDAADSIQRLAAHTDREVGPTAGALRETSAGVTRTLDQAQATLKTLRATVGPGSPIDYQLGQTLQDLSQAARALRNLADYLDRNPSAIVRGRPQQR, translated from the coding sequence ATGAAGCAGCGAGTTAGTCCGGTCGCGGTCGGCGGCTTCGTGCTCGGCGCGGCGGCGCTTGCGATCGTCGCGGTGATGATTCTGTGGGGCGACCAGTTGTTCACCCGCAGTCAAAAATATGTGCTCTATTTCAGCGCCAACGTGAATGGGCTGCGGCCAGGCGCCGCGGTAAAATTCAAGGGCGTGCAGGTGGGCTACGTCGATCAGATTTTTCTCAGCCTCAATCGGACGAAACCGGGGAAGCCGCCGCTGCTGACGATTCCGGTGGTGGTCGCCCTCAGCTCAACTGCCGTGGTCCATCAAGGCTCGGATTTTCTCGACCTCGACCGGCCGGCGGTGGTAAAGAATCTGGTGGCCGACGGGCTGCGCGGACAACTTGCGTCCGAGAGCCTGCTTACCGGAATACTCTACGTCAGCCTCGATTTGCAGCCGCAGAGCCCAGCCCATTTTCGCGCGCCGCCGCACTCGAACTACCTCGAGATTCCGACCGTGCCAACGCCACTCGAACAGGTGCAGGAGATGGCGATGCGGGCGTTGGCCGAGCTCGGGCAGCTCGACCTGAGCAAACTGGTGGCCAGCCTCAACACCACGATCGTGCGGACCGGCGAGATCGCGGGCTCGCCGCAGCTCAGAGCCGCGATCGACGCCATGCCGGAGACTATCCGTAAGCTCGGCGACGCCGCCGATTCGATTCAGCGGCTGGCCGCTCATACCGACCGCGAGGTCGGGCCCACCGCCGGCGCGCTGCGTGAAACTTCTGCGGGCGTGACGCGGACGCTCGATCAGGCTCAGGCGACGCTGAAGACGCTGCGCGCGACCGTCGGTCCCGGCTCGCCGATCGACTATCAGTTGGGCCAGACCTTGCAGGATTTGTCTCAAGCCGCGCGCGCGTTGCGCAATCTCGCCGACTATCTCGACCGCAATCCGAGCGCGATCGTGCGCGGCCGTCCGCAGCAACGCTAG
- a CDS encoding CoA transferase, producing MPRLPLEGIRVADFSWIINGPQIAQWLATMGAEVIKVESQVYIDIGRTNPAGMPKNQSGYNANGFYHMLNYGKKAINLNLATARGRELAHAIVRRSDFVLECFPTPISEKLGLTYAEMKKVKSDIIMISVSLLGKTGTEPSKWVGWGPMACCFVGMFDAQGYPGGPPRQTGGTWPDYAIASTVVFHALAALRHRNRTGEGQWIDASMGETVIGQMHEYFTDYAINGRDRRQQANHDDLMAPHNTYQCQGDDQWIAIAVSNDREWHALCRVMGHPEWALDAKFADQFGRRQNRDELDARLRAWARSYDHRELAATLQKAGVPAGPVLDSVELHEDPHLWEWGYWWKLNHREVGERTLPGMPVKLSAAPELNYSPPPDLGEHNREVFGGLLGLSDAEINKLIEEKVIY from the coding sequence GTGCCACGACTTCCGCTCGAGGGAATCCGCGTTGCCGACTTTAGCTGGATCATCAACGGCCCGCAGATCGCGCAATGGCTCGCGACGATGGGCGCGGAGGTTATCAAGGTCGAGTCGCAGGTCTATATCGATATCGGGCGGACCAATCCGGCGGGGATGCCGAAAAACCAATCGGGCTACAACGCCAATGGCTTTTATCACATGCTCAACTACGGCAAAAAGGCGATCAACCTGAACCTCGCGACCGCCAGAGGGCGCGAGCTTGCACACGCGATCGTGCGCCGTAGTGATTTCGTCCTCGAATGCTTTCCGACGCCGATTTCCGAGAAGCTCGGCCTCACCTACGCCGAGATGAAAAAGGTCAAATCCGACATCATCATGATTTCGGTCTCGCTGTTGGGAAAAACCGGCACCGAGCCGTCCAAATGGGTCGGATGGGGTCCGATGGCCTGCTGCTTTGTCGGGATGTTCGACGCCCAAGGTTATCCGGGCGGTCCGCCGCGACAGACCGGCGGTACCTGGCCCGATTACGCAATCGCCTCGACAGTGGTGTTTCACGCGCTCGCCGCATTGCGCCATCGCAATCGCACCGGCGAGGGGCAATGGATCGACGCGAGCATGGGCGAGACCGTGATCGGCCAGATGCATGAGTATTTCACCGACTATGCGATAAACGGGCGCGATCGCCGGCAACAGGCAAATCACGACGATCTGATGGCGCCGCACAATACTTATCAGTGCCAGGGCGACGACCAGTGGATCGCGATCGCTGTGAGTAACGACCGCGAATGGCACGCGCTATGCCGCGTGATGGGCCATCCGGAATGGGCGCTCGACGCGAAGTTTGCCGATCAGTTTGGCCGTCGGCAAAATCGCGACGAGCTCGACGCGCGGCTTCGCGCCTGGGCGCGCAGTTATGATCATCGCGAGTTGGCGGCCACCCTGCAGAAGGCCGGAGTGCCGGCCGGTCCGGTGCTCGACAGCGTCGAGCTGCACGAGGATCCGCATCTGTGGGAATGGGGCTACTGGTGGAAACTCAACCATCGCGAGGTCGGTGAACGCACGCTGCCGGGGATGCCGGTGAAGCTCAGCGCCGCACCCGAACTCAACTATTCGCCGCCGCCGGACCTGGGCGAGCATAATCGCGAGGTCTTCGGCGGACTGCTCGGGTTGAGCGACGCCGAGATCAATAAGCTGATCGAAGAGAAGGTGATCTACTGA
- a CDS encoding CoA transferase: MARQALEELTVIEYAEMVSGPMCGKMFADMGARVIKLEPPGCGDAARARPPFVDDEPHPERSGFFFYLNTSKKSVTLDPAQPSGAELFRKLIADADILIENRPPGFLEKLGLGYEALHALNPRLIVVSISPFGQSGPYRDWKGGELIEWGMSLAGNNTPTLVDDPERENPLKAPGHPAEMLGAANAAAAAMFALFQRDATGEGQWIDAPCWQAAATTAKIEMAVWSYVGLPFSRLRKNVSVGLEPLPCRDGYVYTLWAADTHWKALKQLLGNPESLAIEVFDTLAGRHENDDVLRPLVREELARHDMEELVREGQKLGLTIGPVHTVAQASEHPHLLARDAFVEIDHPSAGRQKYPHHLVSMTATPPTPTRAPLLGEHNGEVYGALGLSLLEQQGLRSAGVI, translated from the coding sequence TTGGCGCGGCAAGCCCTCGAAGAGTTGACGGTCATCGAATATGCCGAGATGGTCTCGGGCCCGATGTGCGGCAAGATGTTTGCCGACATGGGCGCGCGAGTGATCAAGCTCGAGCCGCCCGGATGCGGCGATGCGGCGCGCGCGCGGCCGCCGTTCGTCGATGACGAACCTCATCCCGAGCGCAGCGGCTTCTTCTTTTACCTGAACACCTCGAAAAAGAGCGTGACGCTGGATCCGGCGCAGCCGAGCGGCGCAGAACTCTTCCGCAAGCTCATCGCTGACGCCGACATCCTGATCGAAAACCGTCCGCCGGGCTTTCTCGAAAAGCTCGGCCTCGGCTACGAGGCTCTGCACGCGCTCAATCCGCGGCTGATTGTCGTTTCAATCTCGCCGTTTGGGCAGAGCGGGCCGTATCGCGACTGGAAGGGCGGCGAACTGATCGAATGGGGAATGAGTTTGGCGGGCAACAACACGCCGACCCTGGTTGACGATCCGGAGCGCGAGAATCCGCTGAAGGCGCCCGGCCATCCGGCGGAAATGCTGGGCGCGGCCAACGCTGCCGCAGCCGCGATGTTTGCGCTGTTTCAGCGTGACGCGACGGGTGAGGGTCAATGGATCGACGCGCCCTGCTGGCAGGCGGCGGCGACCACGGCGAAGATCGAAATGGCGGTCTGGAGTTATGTCGGTCTGCCTTTCAGCCGCCTGCGCAAGAACGTTTCGGTGGGGCTCGAACCGCTGCCCTGCCGCGATGGCTACGTCTATACGCTGTGGGCCGCCGATACGCACTGGAAGGCGCTCAAGCAACTTCTCGGCAATCCGGAAAGCCTCGCAATCGAAGTTTTCGACACATTGGCCGGACGTCACGAAAACGACGATGTGTTGCGGCCTCTGGTGCGTGAGGAGCTCGCCAGGCACGACATGGAAGAGTTGGTGCGCGAGGGTCAGAAACTCGGTCTGACGATCGGCCCGGTGCATACGGTCGCGCAGGCGTCTGAGCATCCGCATCTGCTGGCGCGCGACGCGTTCGTGGAAATCGATCATCCGAGCGCCGGCCGCCAAAAGTATCCGCATCATTTGGTCTCGATGACCGCGACGCCACCCACTCCAACACGGGCGCCGCTGCTCGGCGAGCACAATGGCGAAGTTTACGGCGCGCTCGGCCTCTCGCTGCTCGAGCAGCAGGGGCTGCGCTCAGCGGGCGTGATCTGA
- a CDS encoding amidohydrolase family protein, translating into MAEFDTIIRGGTVIDGTRLPRYRADVGIKDGKIAKLGYLKAHEGKKIIEADGQHVVPGFVDLHTHYDAQLFWDPYCTISSWHGVTSIVIGNCGFGFAPVKPEMRDRAMMTMTRTEAIPYASMKAGMPWDWVTYPEFLDSVDRHPKGVNMVPFLPMAPVMSWVMGLDDAKSGRMPTDAETKEMQRMIHEAMDHGACGWSAQRFGENSVQADFDGSPMVTDLMHDETALAFAKVLGERNEGFIQMSYIPNSSRYEGDAQDHTEKHFEELALAAGRPILYNAIAINDAFPERFRRQVRWIENCAKRGIRVYGQGATLDLGFLFTFKDWNLWDDMPEWREVTVGSIEDRLLKLSDPQRRPGLRKVDNEMTGAITNNVSAITILTCNRADLKKYENMTVGEVAKAEKKHPVDAMLDIATADGLNTEFYTPPLNARDDYMKEMVTSSGMTIFGVSDGGAHTKFFSGGRYTTEALIRMGRDSDMLSLEELHFRLSAHPAMAAGFKNRGTLVEGACADVVVYDLNKLAIKPLEIVHDFPGGEWRRVQRSEGYSTMMVNGEVTFEEGSKCTGATPGKLLRSGA; encoded by the coding sequence ATGGCAGAGTTCGATACAATCATTCGGGGAGGCACGGTAATTGACGGTACGCGCTTGCCGCGCTACCGCGCCGATGTCGGCATCAAAGACGGCAAGATCGCCAAGCTCGGCTATCTGAAGGCGCACGAGGGTAAAAAGATCATCGAGGCCGACGGCCAGCATGTGGTCCCGGGCTTCGTCGATCTGCACACTCACTATGACGCCCAGCTTTTCTGGGATCCGTACTGCACGATTTCCAGCTGGCATGGCGTGACCTCGATCGTTATCGGCAACTGCGGGTTCGGCTTCGCGCCGGTTAAGCCCGAGATGCGCGATCGCGCGATGATGACGATGACCCGCACGGAGGCCATCCCGTACGCCTCGATGAAGGCCGGGATGCCGTGGGATTGGGTCACCTATCCGGAATTCCTCGACAGCGTCGATCGCCACCCCAAGGGCGTCAACATGGTGCCCTTCCTGCCGATGGCGCCAGTCATGTCGTGGGTTATGGGCCTCGACGATGCCAAGTCTGGCCGGATGCCGACCGACGCCGAGACCAAAGAGATGCAGCGCATGATCCACGAGGCGATGGATCACGGCGCGTGCGGATGGTCGGCGCAGCGCTTCGGCGAGAACAGCGTGCAGGCCGATTTCGACGGTAGCCCGATGGTTACCGATCTGATGCACGATGAAACCGCGCTGGCCTTCGCCAAGGTCCTGGGCGAGCGCAACGAGGGTTTCATCCAGATGTCGTACATTCCCAACTCGAGCCGCTACGAGGGTGACGCGCAGGATCATACCGAGAAGCACTTCGAAGAATTGGCGCTCGCCGCGGGCCGCCCGATCCTCTACAACGCGATCGCCATCAACGACGCCTTTCCCGAACGCTTCCGCCGGCAAGTGCGGTGGATCGAAAACTGCGCGAAGCGCGGAATCCGCGTTTACGGTCAGGGCGCGACGCTCGATCTCGGCTTTCTGTTCACCTTCAAGGACTGGAACTTGTGGGACGACATGCCGGAGTGGCGCGAAGTCACCGTCGGTTCGATCGAAGATCGCCTGCTCAAGCTGAGCGATCCGCAGCGGCGGCCGGGCTTGCGCAAGGTCGATAATGAGATGACCGGCGCCATCACCAACAATGTCAGCGCCATCACAATCCTCACCTGCAATCGCGCCGACCTCAAGAAATACGAGAACATGACGGTTGGTGAAGTCGCCAAGGCCGAGAAGAAACATCCGGTCGATGCGATGCTCGATATTGCCACCGCCGACGGACTCAATACCGAGTTCTACACCCCACCCCTCAACGCCCGCGACGACTACATGAAGGAGATGGTCACCTCAAGCGGTATGACGATCTTCGGCGTCTCGGACGGCGGCGCCCACACGAAATTCTTCTCGGGCGGCCGCTACACCACTGAAGCGCTCATCCGCATGGGCCGCGACAGCGACATGCTCTCCCTCGAGGAGCTGCATTTCCGTCTGAGCGCCCATCCTGCGATGGCGGCCGGCTTCAAGAATCGCGGCACGCTGGTTGAAGGCGCCTGCGCCGACGTCGTCGTCTATGACCTCAACAAGCTCGCGATCAAGCCGCTGGAAATCGTTCACGACTTCCCGGGCGGCGAATGGCGGCGCGTCCAGCGCTCCGAGGGCTACAGCACGATGATGGTCAACGGCGAAGTGACCTTCGAGGAAGGCAGCAAGTGCACGGGCGCAACCCCGGGCAAGCTGCTCCGTAGCGGAGCCTGA
- a CDS encoding PqiC family protein — MLLRFVGNEIAPAVLAILLGMLVAGCSSVLAPLPDPTHYFILSADSPAASSPQSAAANASAKLVIGLGPVNFPDYLARSEMVTRLSEDRLAISSDERWAEPLDVSFKRVLAHDLSNALNGAQVAVFPWVGETLQPNYLVEMTVDRFDTDAQGAAQLVARWTVSATNPTRVVYSSTSVINVPASSGADRSAAVGALNQAVSQYGGELAAAIFRLNRRG, encoded by the coding sequence ATGTTGCTGCGATTTGTGGGAAATGAAATCGCGCCGGCTGTGCTCGCAATCTTGCTTGGGATGCTGGTCGCCGGCTGCTCGAGCGTACTCGCGCCCCTGCCCGACCCGACGCATTACTTTATCCTCTCGGCCGACAGTCCCGCCGCGAGCAGCCCGCAGTCTGCTGCGGCGAACGCGTCCGCCAAACTGGTAATCGGGCTCGGGCCGGTTAATTTTCCGGATTATCTCGCGCGCTCGGAAATGGTTACGCGCCTGAGCGAGGATCGCCTCGCGATATCGTCGGACGAGCGCTGGGCGGAACCGCTCGACGTCAGTTTCAAGCGCGTGCTGGCGCACGACCTGTCGAACGCACTGAACGGCGCGCAGGTCGCGGTTTTCCCGTGGGTGGGCGAAACTCTGCAACCGAACTATCTGGTCGAGATGACGGTCGATCGCTTCGATACCGACGCCCAAGGCGCCGCGCAGCTCGTCGCGCGTTGGACGGTTAGCGCAACCAACCCGACCCGCGTGGTCTACTCTTCCACCTCTGTGATCAATGTGCCGGCCTCGTCGGGCGCTGACAGAAGCGCGGCGGTCGGCGCGCTCAACCAGGCGGTGAGCCAGTATGGCGGTGAACTGGCCGCGGCGATTTTCCGGCTTAATCGCCGCGGCTGA
- a CDS encoding ATP-binding cassette domain-containing protein yields MSSESEAARPAATGNATAGNRAAAGEAHITVRNLTMAYGEFVVMHDLNFVVRRGEIFIIMGGSGSGKSTLLRNLMGLEEPAAGEVLYGRENFTQAGAEQRKVMLRRCGVLYQNGALWSSMTLRENVALPLAQFTDLAEEEIREVAGFKLALVGLKNFEESYPAEISGGMQKRAAVARAIALDPEMLFFDEPSAGLDPVTSSLLDELILELRANLGATVVVVTHELASILEIGDNSVFLDGESKTMIAQGKPKELLARCADERVQRFLTRGRSVAGASHAG; encoded by the coding sequence ATGTCATCGGAGTCTGAGGCCGCGCGGCCAGCCGCGACCGGTAACGCCACGGCGGGGAATCGCGCGGCAGCGGGCGAAGCGCATATCACGGTACGCAATCTGACGATGGCCTATGGCGAGTTTGTCGTGATGCACGATCTCAACTTTGTCGTGCGGCGCGGCGAAATTTTCATCATCATGGGGGGCAGCGGATCGGGCAAGAGCACGCTCCTGCGCAATTTGATGGGGCTCGAAGAGCCGGCCGCGGGCGAAGTCTTGTACGGGCGCGAGAACTTCACGCAGGCCGGTGCGGAACAGCGCAAAGTGATGTTGCGGCGCTGCGGCGTGCTTTACCAGAATGGCGCGCTGTGGAGCTCGATGACCTTGCGGGAAAATGTGGCGCTGCCGCTGGCGCAATTCACTGATCTGGCAGAAGAGGAGATTCGCGAAGTGGCCGGATTCAAGCTCGCACTGGTCGGGCTCAAAAACTTCGAGGAGAGCTATCCGGCGGAAATCAGCGGCGGGATGCAAAAGCGCGCCGCAGTCGCGCGCGCGATCGCGCTGGATCCGGAGATGCTCTTCTTCGACGAGCCGTCGGCGGGACTTGACCCGGTGACTTCGAGCCTGCTCGATGAGCTGATTCTCGAGCTGCGCGCAAATCTTGGCGCGACCGTGGTGGTCGTTACGCACGAGCTGGCGAGCATCCTCGAGATCGGCGACAACAGCGTGTTTCTCGACGGCGAGAGCAAAACCATGATCGCGCAGGGCAAGCCCAAAGAATTGCTCGCGCGCTGCGCCGATGAGCGCGTGCAGCGCTTTCTCACGCGCGGCCGTAGCGTCGCCGGCGCGAGCCACGCCGGATGA